The Panicum virgatum strain AP13 chromosome 5K, P.virgatum_v5, whole genome shotgun sequence genome has a window encoding:
- the LOC120706787 gene encoding cationic peroxidase SPC4-like has protein sequence MKVATSTRGIVVLIGSMLLVSAWVSAASNMPLATKDAGASLSADFHAASCPQLESIVRAAVQAARAVNVQVTAGLLRIFFHDCFPEGCDASILLEPELSTGPNQSLQKNAVDLIEAIRAKVHAACGPTVSCADIIALATRDAVALAGGPTFAMPLGRTDSLEGADDVSMLPGPNTDVDSLLTVFNSRALSDPADLVALSGGHTVGKASCGFIRDNDEFSRSLIKQCNASPSKKQSLDTITPDVFDNKYFVALKARHGVFVSDQGLADHRRTSSLVTTFAANQTAFFAQFAKSMVKMGSIPGPKGEIRRNCFRPNSRVDMDVGSFSAVADE, from the exons ATGAAGGTGGCGACTAGTACAAGGGGCATCGTTGTCCTCATCGGCAGCATGCTGCTCGTCTCGGCATGGGTATCGGCAGCCAGCAACATGCCTCTGGCGACGAAGGACGCCGGCGCCAGCTTGTCCGCCGACTTCCACGCGGCGTCATGCCCGCAGCTTGAGAGCATCGTTCGCGCCGCCGTGCAGGCCGCGCGGGCCGTCAATGTGCAGGtcaccgccggcctcctccggaTCTTCTTCCACGACTGCTTTCCGGAG GGTTGCGACGCGTCCATCCTTCTTGAGCCGGAGCTGAGCACGGGGCCCAACCAATCGCTGCAGAAGAACGCTGTGGATCTGATCGAGGCCATCCGAGCCAAGGTCCACGCCGCCTGCGGGCCCACGGTCTCCTGCGCCGACATCATCGCGCTGGCCACCCGCGACGCCGTGGCCCTGGCCGGCGGGCCGACGTTCGCCATGCCCCTGGGCCGCACCGACAGCCTGGAGGGCGCGGACGACGTGTCCATGCTCCCGGGCCCCAACACCGACGTCGACAGCCTCCTCACCGTCTTCAATAGCAGGGCCCTGTCCGACCCGGCCGACCTGGTGGCGCTCTCCGGCGGGCACACCGTCGGCAAGGCCAGCTGCGGCTTCATCCGGGACAACGATGAGTTCAGCCGGTCGCTCATCAAGCAGTGCAACGCCAGCCCGAGCAAGAAGCAGAGCCTCGACACCATCACGCCCGACGTGTTCGACAACAAGTACTTCGTGGCTCTCAAGGCCAGGCACGGGGTGTTCGTCTCCGACCAGGGCCTCGCCGACCACCGGCGGACCAGCAGCCTCGTCACCACCTTCGCTGCCAACCAGACGGCCTTCTTCGCACAGTTCGCCAAGTCCATGGTCAAGATGGGCAGCATCCCGGGGCCTAAAGGGGAGATCCGCCGCAACTGCTTCAGGCCCAACAGCCGCGTCGACATGGATGTTGGCAGCTTcagcgccgtcgccgacgaGTAG